From Haloarcula hispanica ATCC 33960, the proteins below share one genomic window:
- the rpl12p gene encoding 50S ribosomal protein P1 — MEYVYAALILNESGEEINEDNLTDVLDAAGVDVEESRVKALVAALEDVDIEEAVDQAAAAPVPASGGAAAPAEGGADEADEADEEAEEEAADDGGDDDDDEDDEASGEGLGELFG, encoded by the coding sequence ATGGAATACGTATACGCTGCACTCATCCTGAACGAATCGGGCGAAGAGATCAACGAAGACAACCTCACCGACGTGCTCGACGCCGCAGGCGTCGACGTCGAGGAGTCCCGCGTCAAGGCCCTCGTCGCCGCCCTCGAGGACGTCGACATCGAGGAGGCCGTCGACCAGGCCGCTGCGGCACCGGTGCCGGCAAGCGGTGGCGCGGCCGCACCCGCCGAGGGTGGCGCTGACGAGGCCGACGAGGCCGACGAGGAAGCCGAAGAAGAGGCTGCCGACGACGGCGGCGACGACGATGACGACGAGGACGACGAGGCAAGCGGTGAGGGCCTCGGCGAACTCTTCGGCTAA